The Shewanella mesophila genome contains the following window.
TGGCTAAAAAGCACCTGTAGGCTAGGCCTAGAGGTGCTTTTTTAAATAGGCTAACTCGTTTACTTACGAGCTTTAAGGCGCTCTAACACAGCATTAGCATTAGATTTCTGCTCGCCTATCCCAGCTTCTGCTAATTTTGCGTGCAGCGATTTATCACTGTTCTCTTCAGCTAGTGTCTCAGAGGCTTTGAGGCGGTCATCAAACTGCTGCTGACGAGCCTTGATGCGCTCTAGAGAGTCTTTAGCATTGAGCAGTTTTGAGTTGCTGCTGGCAAATGAGTCTGTGATCGTTGCGGTTGCCTTTTGTACGCTCTCGGTGGTTTTAACCATAGAAAGTTGACGTTGGTAATCCGCTAGTTGGCGCTCTGTTTTACGCACGAGTTCTTTAAGACGAGTAGCATGAGCGCTGAAGCTATCATTTGCAGTCTGCTGCTCTGCGAGTTCCTGATCTAGCATGGCAATCTTTTCTGCCACTTCTAATGCCAAGACTTCATTCTCTTTTTCAAGTGCTTGTGTAGCATAACCTTCATGCTCAGAGATAGAACGCTTTAGGCGGTCGACTTCTCGGCTAGCCTGCATCTCTTTCGCCATCACGTCGGTAAGTTCGCGTTTGGCTTTGGTGAGATGTTTCTCTGCATCACGGATCTCTTGTTCGAAAATACGAGTAGAGTTGGCATCGACGATACTTTGACCAACCTCGGTTGCACCACCGCGAAACGCGGTTAAAATCTTATTTAGAATGCCCATAATGAGACTCCTTTACAGTGTAACGGCTAGCTAAAGCACTGGTGCTTAGGTCACCATCACATGATTTAATTTGGTTAATAGTTAGTTTAAGAAATCAGCGAGTTCATCGATAACTTCTAGACAGTTATCGGATAACACAGATAACTCTTGCTCAATTTCAAGCATGCTCGATTGCACTGACAGAGCGCCATAAACCACATATTTGTCGTCAATCTTTGCAAAAGATGACAGTGGCATTGGAATGTTTAGCTCTAACATGGTTTCGAACATCTCACTGCGACGTTCTTGGT
Protein-coding sequences here:
- a CDS encoding PspA/IM30 family protein, with translation MGILNKILTAFRGGATEVGQSIVDANSTRIFEQEIRDAEKHLTKAKRELTDVMAKEMQASREVDRLKRSISEHEGYATQALEKENEVLALEVAEKIAMLDQELAEQQTANDSFSAHATRLKELVRKTERQLADYQRQLSMVKTTESVQKATATITDSFASSNSKLLNAKDSLERIKARQQQFDDRLKASETLAEENSDKSLHAKLAEAGIGEQKSNANAVLERLKARK
- a CDS encoding YjfI family protein encodes the protein MNIHNIANHLNALGDNSQTGFQFDCYPIDGDVEVLQVNIIGREEIPLFVSVTENQVLCISYLWGEDEVNQERRSEMFETMLELNIPMPLSSFAKIDDKYVVYGALSVQSSMLEIEQELSVLSDNCLEVIDELADFLN